A portion of the Sulfurospirillum diekertiae genome contains these proteins:
- the nrfA gene encoding ammonia-forming cytochrome c nitrite reductase, whose amino-acid sequence MMKFKVLLVGSLVAIGAMALLAGNITEKEKQRVELAKAPSEAGIGGKAKSEEWAKYYPRQFDSWKQTKEQDNLKDMLAQKPYLVVAWAGYPFSKDYNAPRGHFYAIQDNVNSLRTGAPTDAKTGPLPTACWTCKSPDVPRLIEEDGELEYFTGKWAKYGAQVVNPIGCATCHDDKTAQLSVRVPHLNRGLQAAGLKTFEESTHQEKRSLVCAQCHVEYYFKKTEWKDAKGVDKTAMVVTLPYGKGLTVEAMEKYYDEINFSDWVHGISKTPMIKAQHPDWELWRTGIHGQKGVSCADCHMPYTQEGAVKYSDHNIGNPLKNMDKSCMNCHRESENKLKGIVQQKVERKDFMMDIAFDNIAKAHLETGKAMEVGASDDELKEIRTLIRHAQWRGDMAIAGHGAFFHAPEEVLRLLGSANEQAQQARLKLVSVLAKHGVMDYIAPDFDTKEKAQKIAKVNLQAEIDAKLKFKETLEKEWKKEAAAKGRLAPNSVALDPSVDVKSSYFDKTKK is encoded by the coding sequence CTGGCTGGCAACATAACTGAAAAAGAGAAACAAAGAGTCGAATTGGCTAAAGCTCCAAGTGAAGCAGGCATCGGAGGTAAAGCAAAAAGTGAAGAGTGGGCAAAATACTACCCAAGACAGTTTGATTCTTGGAAGCAAACCAAAGAACAAGATAATCTCAAAGATATGCTTGCTCAAAAACCTTACCTTGTTGTTGCATGGGCTGGGTATCCTTTTTCAAAAGATTATAACGCTCCACGTGGTCACTTCTATGCTATTCAAGATAACGTTAACTCCCTTCGAACAGGGGCTCCAACCGATGCAAAGACAGGTCCTTTGCCAACCGCATGTTGGACATGTAAATCACCTGATGTTCCTCGTTTGATTGAAGAAGATGGTGAATTAGAATACTTTACAGGTAAATGGGCAAAATACGGCGCGCAAGTGGTTAATCCAATTGGCTGTGCAACCTGTCATGATGACAAAACAGCGCAGTTAAGCGTTCGTGTTCCTCATCTTAATCGTGGCTTGCAAGCAGCAGGGCTTAAAACATTCGAAGAGTCTACTCACCAAGAGAAACGCTCTTTAGTCTGTGCGCAATGTCACGTAGAATACTACTTTAAAAAGACAGAATGGAAAGATGCCAAAGGCGTTGATAAAACAGCCATGGTGGTGACCCTTCCTTATGGCAAAGGTTTAACCGTAGAAGCGATGGAAAAATACTATGATGAGATTAACTTCTCTGACTGGGTACATGGTATTTCTAAGACACCAATGATTAAAGCGCAACACCCTGATTGGGAGCTTTGGAGAACGGGAATTCACGGACAAAAAGGTGTTTCATGTGCCGATTGTCACATGCCTTATACGCAAGAAGGTGCTGTTAAATATTCTGATCACAACATTGGAAATCCTCTTAAAAATATGGATAAAAGTTGTATGAACTGCCATAGAGAGAGTGAAAATAAACTCAAAGGTATCGTACAACAAAAAGTAGAGCGAAAAGATTTCATGATGGATATCGCGTTTGATAATATTGCAAAAGCGCATCTTGAAACAGGCAAAGCGATGGAAGTAGGCGCAAGTGATGATGAACTTAAAGAGATCCGTACACTCATCCGTCATGCTCAATGGAGAGGTGATATGGCCATTGCAGGTCATGGTGCATTCTTCCATGCTCCTGAAGAGGTCTTAAGGCTTTTGGGATCTGCGAATGAGCAAGCCCAACAAGCACGCCTTAAATTGGTCAGTGTTCTTGCCAAACATGGTGTGATGGATTATATAGCACCTGATTTTGATACGAAAGAAAAAGCACAAAAAATCGCAAAAGTCAATCTCCAAGCTGAGATTGATGCAAAGTTGAAATTTAAAGAAACGCTTGAGAAAGAGTGGAAAAAAGAGGCAGCTGCTAAAGGCAGACTCGCTCCAAATTCCGTTGCTCTTGATCCTTCTGTTGATGTTAAATCTTCTTACTTCGACAAAACTAAGAAGTAA
- the ccsA gene encoding cytochrome c biogenesis protein CcsA has translation MLLKVFGSYKTTLFLLFILAVGAAVATFVENDFGTAVARHYVYNAIWYEAFLTLGALNLAIVLYRSKMFLHVSRFVFHATFILILIGAGLTHFLGVDGVMKIREGSSSNVIFSNDKNVEITLPFAVHLNHFELERYYGSRSPSAYTSDVRVLDGNMTLDAQIFMNHTLTYKGYKFFQTFYDPDEKGTILSVTKDPGVEVTYVGYALLFLGLIFNLLDPKSRFRKLIAEVKSSSLLVLLVLVVQTPLWCESEYVQNYLSEHQVKSKVVSDAFGKLVVQSRMGRMKPFDTLSQEVLYKLSGHNSLYDMDAMQIALGMLSHPTLWKNLPMIQTKTPKLRAFIGVRNDQKLASFNDFFDGHRYKLEAELQKALAIKPSQRGTFENDLIKVDERLSIAFMLYQGVLFKIFPLPNDTHHTWLAFEQMFAQLEGEEAETLKESSTAFIEALFERDYDKALLHVKTFSQFQTHYGADIMPSPTHINMEILFNKLMLFERLTMAYVLLGLVLLGVAFGRVFAPQTFTCKLTRPLFFIVAALFVVHTCGLALRWYVSGHAPLSDTYESIVYIAWSCLLFCMLFMRRSLFALSGSVMMAGIFMFVAHLGHIDPEITNLVPVLKSFWLSVHVSIITASYGFLALGCALGFFTLILFTCKRSTQIIATIKHLTSINEITLILGLSLLVIGNFLGGIWANESWGRYWGWDPKETWAYISILVYTFILHVRLVPRFYSHYLFAVLSLLGFASILMTYFGVNFYLAGMHSYATGDPVPIPTWVYVCSGVVACLIVLSYKNKNLKEEK, from the coding sequence GTGTTGCTCAAAGTTTTCGGCTCTTACAAAACGACACTGTTTTTACTTTTCATTTTAGCTGTAGGTGCCGCGGTAGCAACCTTTGTTGAAAATGATTTTGGCACAGCGGTAGCGCGTCATTATGTTTACAATGCCATTTGGTACGAAGCATTTTTAACTCTGGGCGCGCTTAATCTTGCCATTGTCCTTTACCGATCTAAAATGTTTTTACATGTAAGCCGTTTTGTCTTTCATGCCACATTTATTCTCATCCTCATTGGCGCAGGTTTAACCCATTTTTTGGGCGTGGATGGCGTGATGAAAATCCGCGAAGGCTCAAGCTCCAATGTCATCTTTTCAAACGATAAAAATGTAGAAATCACCCTTCCTTTTGCCGTGCATCTTAACCATTTTGAGCTAGAGCGTTACTATGGCAGTCGTTCGCCTTCAGCGTATACCAGTGACGTTCGTGTGCTTGATGGCAACATGACGCTGGATGCTCAGATATTTATGAACCATACACTCACCTACAAAGGGTATAAATTTTTTCAAACCTTTTACGATCCCGATGAAAAAGGCACGATTCTCTCCGTCACCAAAGACCCTGGCGTTGAGGTGACGTATGTGGGGTATGCATTGCTTTTTTTAGGGCTGATCTTTAACCTTTTAGACCCCAAATCACGTTTTCGAAAACTTATTGCTGAGGTCAAAAGCAGTTCGCTTCTGGTGCTGCTTGTTTTGGTGGTGCAAACACCGTTGTGGTGTGAGAGCGAGTATGTACAAAACTATTTGAGTGAGCATCAGGTTAAGAGTAAAGTGGTCAGTGACGCGTTTGGCAAACTGGTCGTGCAGTCGCGTATGGGACGCATGAAGCCCTTTGATACACTTTCCCAAGAGGTACTGTATAAACTCAGCGGTCACAATAGTCTGTACGATATGGATGCCATGCAAATCGCACTTGGCATGCTTTCCCATCCAACGCTGTGGAAAAACCTTCCGATGATTCAGACCAAAACGCCGAAACTTCGAGCGTTCATTGGCGTGCGAAACGATCAAAAGCTCGCTTCCTTCAATGATTTTTTTGATGGACATCGCTACAAGTTAGAGGCTGAACTTCAAAAAGCACTGGCGATCAAACCCAGCCAGCGTGGGACGTTTGAAAACGATCTCATCAAAGTCGATGAGCGCCTGAGCATTGCGTTTATGCTCTACCAAGGCGTTCTCTTTAAAATCTTCCCACTGCCTAATGATACACACCACACATGGCTTGCCTTTGAGCAGATGTTTGCGCAATTAGAGGGAGAGGAAGCTGAAACACTTAAAGAGAGTTCCACCGCCTTTATCGAGGCACTGTTTGAGCGAGACTATGACAAAGCACTTTTACATGTAAAGACATTTTCACAGTTTCAAACCCACTATGGCGCCGATATTATGCCTTCACCCACACACATCAACATGGAAATACTTTTTAATAAACTGATGCTTTTTGAGCGTTTAACTATGGCGTATGTGCTCTTAGGTTTGGTGCTTTTAGGCGTTGCATTTGGGCGTGTTTTTGCGCCACAAACCTTTACATGTAAACTCACTCGACCGCTGTTTTTTATTGTTGCAGCGCTGTTTGTCGTGCATACCTGTGGATTGGCTTTGAGGTGGTATGTGAGCGGTCATGCACCACTGAGCGACACGTATGAGTCCATTGTGTACATCGCATGGTCGTGTCTGCTTTTTTGCATGCTTTTTATGCGTCGTTCCCTTTTTGCGCTCTCAGGCTCGGTCATGATGGCGGGCATTTTTATGTTTGTCGCACATTTGGGGCACATTGACCCAGAGATCACCAACCTTGTGCCTGTGCTCAAATCCTTTTGGCTTTCGGTGCATGTTTCCATCATTACCGCCAGTTATGGTTTTTTAGCACTCGGCTGTGCGCTGGGATTTTTCACGCTGATTCTCTTTACATGTAAACGCTCCACGCAAATTATTGCGACCATCAAACACCTCACGTCGATTAATGAAATCACCCTTATTTTGGGCTTGAGTCTTTTGGTCATCGGTAACTTTTTGGGCGGTATTTGGGCGAATGAATCGTGGGGACGCTATTGGGGTTGGGACCCTAAAGAGACGTGGGCGTATATTTCTATTTTAGTGTACACTTTCATTTTACATGTAAGACTTGTGCCACGGTTTTATTCACACTATCTTTTTGCCGTGCTCTCACTTTTAGGCTTTGCGTCCATCTTGATGACCTACTTTGGCGTGAATTTTTACCTAGCAGGCATGCACTCTTATGCTACGGGAGATCCTGTGCCCATTCCTACGTGGGTGTATGTGTGCAGTGGCGTGGTTGCTTGTTTGATTGTACTGTCGTATAAAAATAAAAATTTAAAGGAAGAAAAATGA